AAGGGTGGTAACGCCTCCACTGTGGCATCCTCGGCACCGCTGTCATGCCCACTGTCCGGGTCGTACCTGCAGGAGTGGGAGTTGGGAAGGATAAGGTTGGAGGGTGGTggaagggagtgggggaggggtacCAGAGGGTTGAGATGTTGGAAGGATGGAATGTTGGAGAGCAAGGGGTTCAAAGGATTGATATGGGGTATTGAGAAGAAAACATGTTGAAGAGATGGGGGTTAGAATATAGGGTTGGGGTTTGGTTTGGTGGGAAAGGGGTATTGAAAGGAAAGCACATTGGCCAGAGAGGTGTGGGGGAAAAGGGGAGACAGGGTAGTAAGTTAATAAAGCACCTTAAAGAAATGCAGCGCTTCTGACATTGGAAGGTGGTGAGAAAAATGGTGCTGGAATATCATGCTGGTGGAAGGTCTTGAGGATTAGCAAATCTTAGAAGGATGAGGTGTTAGTGACTAAGGTactggggagaagaggagggcAGAAAAAGGATGTTGGGAAGGTGGATGTTGGGAGAGAGATGGGAGGGGGTCAGTGTCTTACATGAAGGGTGTTAGCGGGATGCAGCAGGGCTGGGGACCATAGGTTCAGGAAGGAATTGGTGTCAGaaggcatttttaaataaatgggatGTTGGGGAAATGGGGGATGGAGTGCTGGGGAGAAAGGGGTCAGGGAGAAAAGCATGTATGGGAGGGTGTTAAACAGGATGTTACGATGAGAAGGTAGGGGTGGAAAGTTAAAGGGAAGCATTTTAGCGTGTTGAGAAAAGATGTGGGTGAAGGAGGTACTGGAGAGAAGAGGCTTTGTGGAGAAAGGATGTTAGAAATGGGCTATCAGGGAGAGAGGACATGGAGACTTGGAGAGATGGTGTGTTAGTCCTGAGTGACAGATGGAAGTGGAGATGGCTGCATTGTCTATGGTCCCGTTCCCCAGCCACTCCAAATATCAATCTTCAAAGCCCTTTCACTGAGCCCACAGTTCCCCCAAccacaggctccccagcctggcttCCCTGCTCTTATTACATCCTCTTAAGCTCCTCCCAGCTCCATCCCAGCAAGTGTGTACTCCCCTTGCCGACCCTGGCCTgtccccagcacccccagccaGATCCCCATATCCCCATCCCTCCCAGAGAGGCCTGACCTGGGGCTGATGACGTCGGGGGCACCCTGGAAGCTTTCCTGCAGCTTGCTCTCCAGCCCGACGCCCACCTTGACCAAGTAGGAGGCTGGGTCTACGGCACAAGCCCAGTAGCTGCGGCCCTGGGTCACAGCCACGTCGCCCAGGACCACGTCCACACTCAGGTGGCAGCCCGTCAGCAGCCGCTCGGCAGCCAGCAGCAGCGGCAGCCCTGGAACACTCCGCACCGCTCGCTGGTCCTTGCTGATGGCCAGCCGCTCTCGGCTTGTGCCCCAGCGGCCATCAAGGAAGAAGTGCAggactggaggtggggagggttgaGACAGAAGGAAGGACTTCAGGGACGAACACTGGCACTGGGGACCTCGAGGTGTCAGCACGAGACACTGGGAGATTTCAGAACATGGAACAAGTTGCCGAGGGATGGGCAGGGGGCTCTGGGGAACAGGGCCTGGAGCACTGGAATGGGGAGCATAAGAAGAGAAGGGGCATCCCAAGTGGGCATGGGACCCCAGGAAGAGTTTCAGTGATGACGAGCGGGCACAGCAACCAGCCTCCCAGACCCAGCTGATTCCAGTGCTGCCTCTCACCCCTTTCCTGTGGCTGCCCCATGGAGGGCCCCCACAGCAGTCCATTCCACCTGGCGACATCCCACTGCCATTAGCCTGCACCTTCCAGCCCACACGCTGATGCTCATGCCTGGCCCTGGCACCCAGCCCCTCATTCTTCTGCCCCCTACTTGGGTGGTGATGTGCCACTATTATGCCCACACCCAGAGTCCCCACTATTTTCTGGAGAGTCACTCTACCAACATTTATGGAGCCTAAAACTTGGCTAAGACTTTACACATACtcatctcacttaattctcacaaccccATGAGATCAGTACGTTATTATCCTGACAGAAGAGGAACTTGGAAGCTCAGGGAGGgtgaataacttgcccaaagccacacagttgGCAAGAGGCAGAgcttggatttgaatccaggcagtctAGCTCCTGAGCTAGTGAGTGTGACCCACTGTGTTATGCCATCTTTCTCTCCAGTGCCCACCCAGCACCAGCTGTCAGTGCCTGGGTCCCAGCAGACCCTGTGCCCACTCACCGGGTGCCGGGGGCGTGTGCAGGTGCACGTCTTCACTGTACTCGCCGTAGCCGGCCTTGTTGCAGCCACGGACACGCAGCACATACACAGAGCCTGTGTCTGGGTTCTCCAGCAGGGCGCTGGTGCCCCTCACCTCCTCCCGCCGCTGCCAACGGGTGGGGCCCGGCTGGGCTGGCACATCTGTGCGCCGGAACTCAATGGTGTAGTGCCAGGCAGGTGGTGAGTGAGGGGGCAGCCGCCAGCACAGGAAGATCTGGTCGTAGGCAAAGGTGCGCTGGGTGTCGATGACCGGAGCCTCGGGCACTGTTGGAAGAGACAGCAGGGGTCAGTCAGGGCCTGGCCACAGGTCTGGCGTGGAGGGCAGGCAGGAAAAGGGAAAGCAGCGGGAGCCGGGGGGGTGAGTGTGGGTGAGAAGGGTCTGAGGAAAACACCTGTCTGGGCACTGGGCAGGGATGCGCAGGGCAGAGCCCAAGGGAGAAGTGGAAGAGGCGCtaggcagagaggcaggaggctggTCAGCCACTCCCTCAACTCTGGCCTtggccctcagtttcctcctctgttaaATGAGGGTATCAGGTCAGTTGGGATCCCTTCTTTCTATGACCCTTTTTATTCTGTGAGTAAAGAGGAGCCCCAGGAAAAGGCAGGCAATGGCCACTGGAACCCAGGCAAGAGGGCACTGAACAGGAAGGAGGGAACCAAGGAGGAAGGAGATAGACGCAAGGGTCAGCAAGACAGAAAATGTGGAACAACAGAGGGCAAGCAGAAGCTTGATGGCAGGGGACAAAGGTcaaggggaagaaaaggaaagtctAGAGGGCAAAGGTCACAAGGACAAAAGGTCAGAAGGGCAAGGACCGGGCAAGGACCAGGCAAGTGCCTATGGAAGGCATTAGAGAGCCAGAGGGTACTGGTGGGGGGAGGCCCTGGGGTCTGGTTAGGGCAGGAAAGAGGAGCAAGCCATGAGGGGTAGCCGGGCTGCATGGGagtggcagggcagggcagggggcctgGCGGGGGCAGGACCCCCGGGGCAGGGCCGCTGACTTGCCTGGGGTGCTCCGGAGCAGAGTCCGCGGTGGCCACAGCCTACAAACAAAGAGAGGGAGAAGCAGCGCTGAGCGCGGTGGGACAGGGTggccggggggggggcgggggggctagGGGGGTGGGCGGCCGGCCAGGCTGGGCAGGAGGCTGAGGAGTTCCCCGGTGGGCACTGCCCCCCGGGCCCGctgctggggaaggagggaggaaggcttAATTGGGCACAGGGCCTGGCCATCTCCTCACCTCGCAGGAAGTTCAGCTCTGTCAGCAGCTTCatctcacgccccacatccagCTGGCAATGGCGGAAGGAGGAGCTGGCAGCTGGCCGGAACATCTGGAGGGCCTCCGTAGCTCGGGTAATCCTGGGATGGGGGCCGGCCAGGGTCAGGCGCTGCCATCTGAGCGGCCACCCTTCTCCTCGATTCTGCCTCGCCTGCCCCTAAAGCCTTGGTGTCTGCTCTGGGTCTCTTCCTTGTCCCTTCAGATAAGGTGGGTATCGGTTTGGCCTGGGGAAAATCCTCAGCGCCCAGCTCTCCAGCGGGCAGCACTCTCGACGTCTTCTATCTTGGCTACACCCACGATGCCTCTACCTCCCAGGAGCCCTTGCCCTTATGCCAGGCCCCTGAGTACCTGTTGTGCAGCTGTTTGGCTGCTTGCACAAAGCAAGGCTGGTCTGTTTCCTTAAGAACCTCCTGAGCGTAGCCCACCAGGCCTGAGCCATCCAGCAGGCTCCGGTGCTCCTGGATCTGGGTGCTGAGACGGGCCAGCCGCTCCTGCTGGCACTCCTCAATGGCCTGAAGCAGTGATGCCCGCTTCTCCTCCagcacagcccccagcccccgcaCCAGCTGGGACACCTCCTCCTTGGCCTGCTGACCACTCACCTGCCCAGAGAGCAACATTTACTATCTTCTTGAAGGCAGCACCTGCACCAGCCTCCTGGGGCAACACAACACGGGGCAAGGATCACCGAGGATCTGGGGAAATCCTATCTACCCTTTCTAATAGGGCCAGGCTCATGGTTCTATAGGCACTTGTACACTTAGATGGGCTCAACTCCTGACCATTCATGCTAACCTTCCTGGATCCCCACCTCATAATCCTGACTCCTTAAGGGCTCTCCCCAAATAAAAGAGGCCATGACCGAGCTAACGTCCACCAGCATGTATGCCATCCTTAACATCCGTCCCCATATCAGCTGATTCAAGCAATCTGGCAAAAGGTATCAGAGCCATTGCCTCACCCTCCTTGGTCCAGGGATGTGTGCTATCCTCAGCAGGCAGCTGAACCTGAGGGCATCAGAGCTACATCCCTGGGGCTTTTCAAGCGCTCTCCCTATCCTGGGTGCTACAAAGCCTGTCCCCACTGTAGCCTCAGgtacagcctggcctggggtacTGCTATTTCTGACAACCTGGTTTAACCAAAACCGTGACACATCCATGGACCCCACACGGGCTTCCTGAGCTTGCAACCAGGTGATTGGGCTGTGCCCATCCACACCCCCTTCCTGCTCCCACTCCCAGGGAGGGCGCAGGGCCCCCCTCCATGCCCTCCCTCACCTCAGTGTGCCTCACGGTCTCCTCCAGCTCACAGATCTGGGTCTGTACTGTGTCCTGGTTTCCCAGGATGTATGTCAGGCTCTTTGTCAGCTTATCCTGAGGGGGAAGAAAGAGGTGGGCATCATGCCCACACCCAGGTCCAAGGAAGCCAGCAGttaagaggaggagggagagggtgtgAGTGTGGGTTAGCACTTGGGTTGAGTGAGGTGGGGGGCCTCACCTTGAGGGCCTGGTAGGCACTGAGCACTGGTGTGATCTTGTGGCCGCTATGGGTGCGCCGCACACGGCAGAGTTGGCATACCAGCCGTTGGCACGTCTTGCAGTAGTGGGTCACCTCTTCCTTGTGATCTGGGCACATCAGGCCCTAGGGACAGAAAGAGCAATGAGACAGTTAGCCAATGGTGGGTGTCGGGGTGCTGACCTACCACAGAGCGGTTTGGTGCCCTCCCCTTGCTGGCAggctggggatggaggggagTTCAGCTGGTGATGCTCCACAGTGCCACCTGGTGGTCCACCCTGGCATCAAAGAGAGCCTTTCCAGCAATCTCTAGGCATTAGCCTGGCTCCTCCCTTCGTTTACCTCACAAAAATGTGTGGTAATAACAATAACGATGATAATCTTAGCCCTGTGGTTAATAATTAGCTTTGTCCACCTTGTTTACTGCTGTCGCCCAACGCCTAGAATAGCACCAGGCACataggtgcttgataaatatttgttcaatgaatgaatgcacaCAGACATTTTCAGTGCACAAATAACTTTCACAAACATTATCTCAGTGATCCTCTCAACAACACTGCAGGTAGGGATATTGCAGGGCAGATACTAGAATCCTCATTCAGCAGAGGAGATGGAGGCTCAAAGAAGTTCAAAGATGTGTCCTTTTTTGTTACCGTAAAAGGAGCTTGGCAACAGCAACCCCCTggccacctcctctgggaagcctgcaGCACTgggcaccccctcctccccagcaccaccACGCCTGTCCCTTCCCAGGCCCCGTAAGGGCTGGCTCACCTTGGGGCGGAAGGAGAGGGTGGGCAGGGTGGGCTCATGCTGGGCCTTCTGAGTGCCCCAGGGGTGGAAGAGCTTGAAGCACTCGTTGCAGAAGGTGGCGCGGCACTCAGTGCAGCCCTTGGTGGCCTCTAGTGGTGGGGGCTTGCACAGCTGGCACAGGATGGCGCCACCCACACTCACACTCTGGCGGTACCGCTCCACCACACGCTCCAGGGTCAGGTTCCGGAACAGCCCTGCCAGGCCCCGCTCCCCCAGCTCCACATCACCCTGGCAGGCTGGGCACGGGAACATGATCACCTGGGGGTGCAGAGCACCTCGCTTCCGCCCGGGGTAtgtcccaaagcctgtggatgGGCCGGGGAGGTAGGGAGGTGAAAATTACAGAtggcttggggtgggggaagtctgttcaattaaaaaattgctttttatAGTTTCAGAGCTCAGTTCTCATTTGAGCCTGGATGGGCAGTATCTCCACCCCCTGAAAGACAGACAGATGCCTCTGGCCAGTGATGGACCCCTTCCATCGTTCTGATGGACATCCCAACATCCCCACCACCATCCCATAGGCCCCAGTCCCACCTGACTTAAGCAGCCGGTCCAAGCGATCTGGCTTGGGGAGAGTTCTGCGGGAGAGGCGGGGACTTCGGGTGGAAGGGGTGGAGGCAGGAGAGGTGGGCTCCGAGCTAGGGTCCCCACCATGGCCTACATAGCCCTGCTGGCCCAGCACCTCCCGGGCACAAGCCTGGCACACATTGTGTGTACAGGGCAGCACCAGTGGCTGTTTGTACATCTCTTGACACACTGGGCATAGCAGTTCCTTCTCCATGTTCTTCATACTCGTCTGTGGAGGGACCAGGAGGTTGGGTCAGAGCTTGAACACCTGGCATAACTCAACAGGCCCCTCAGCTGCCCTGAGAGACCCAAGAGTTCTCAGGAATGGGTAAGACACACTGCTAGGGACCAGACAAGCTTTGGATTTTCCCCAGCACCAGACTTGGCCTGGTTCACAGGCCTTTCCAGCTCCCTGTCTCTGgcttcagtttccctcctgcagagCTACAAGCCTAAGGAGGAGGGATTGTTGGAGCTCCAGCCTCTCTCAATTTCAAGCCCCACCCCCTTCACTACCTCAGTGCCAGCCGGACCTGCAGCCCCTCTCACCTGGCCATTGCCCCATCCCCCCATCTCTGGGCCGCCTGCCTCGGCACTTCTCTCAAGGACACCGCCCATTCTGCAGCTCAGTGCGGACCCCCGCCCCCTTCTCTGGCACCtccgctccctccccaccccgcgtGACTCCTCCCTATAGCCAGGCTTTCTCCATCCTCCTGCTCACCCTGTCTGTCCACCTGCCAGCGGCTCCGGCCTGCAGCCACCCTAGCTTCCATTCCCCATCCTTCACTTCCCCACCcgtctcctcctcccctttcgCCCCCCACCGTCCTgtcctcctgctccctcctccacccccgccGCAACCTGGCCTGCCACAACCCCCTCCCCAAGCAAGGGAGAAACAAGCGCCCCGCCTacttgccccctccccaccggAAGTACCCCTCCCTTTTTTGGTGGCGGGGGTCCTCAAGCtatgccccacccccacacctcacCTTGGTCCCTCTCTTCGCAGCCATCCCGGTCAGGGGCGCAGCTGACAcaaaggagggagggacagggagggagggggaaggaagtggTGGGGGGGAGCAGGGTTGGCACCGCCCCTGGGAGAGCCGGGCACGGGTTGCCATGACAACCGCAGGCTCGGAGGCAGCCCTGAGTGGGGGTGCAGTGGGGTGGGGTCTCGCAGAGGGGTCCAAATTGGGAACTGCGCCGTGGGGCCGCTCCTTCTT
The sequence above is a segment of the Vicugna pacos chromosome 21, VicPac4, whole genome shotgun sequence genome. Coding sequences within it:
- the TRIM46 gene encoding tripartite motif-containing protein 46 isoform X2, which codes for MATRARLSQGRCQPCSPPPLPSPSLPVPPSFVSAAPLTGMAAKRGTKTSMKNMEKELLCPVCQEMYKQPLVLPCTHNVCQACAREVLGQQGYVGHGGDPSSEPTSPASTPSTRSPRLSRRTLPKPDRLDRLLKSACQGDVELGERGLAGLFRNLTLERVVERYRQSVSVGGAILCQLCKPPPLEATKGCTECRATFCNECFKLFHPWGTQKAQHEPTLPTLSFRPKGLMCPDHKEEVTHYCKTCQRLVCQLCRVRRTHSGHKITPVLSAYQALKDKLTKSLTYILGNQDTVQTQICELEETVRHTEVSGQQAKEEVSQLVRGLGAVLEEKRASLLQAIEECQQERLARLSTQIQEHRSLLDGSGLVGYAQEVLKETDQPCFVQAAKQLHNRITRATEALQMFRPAASSSFRHCQLDVGREMKLLTELNFLRVPEAPVIDTQRTFAYDQIFLCWRLPPHSPPAWHYTIEFRRTDVPAQPGPTRWQRREEVRGTSALLENPDTGSVYVLRVRGCNKAGYGEYSEDVHLHTPPAPVLHFFLDGRWGTSRERLAISKDQRAVRSVPGLPLLLAAERLLTGCHLSVDVVLGDVAVTQGRSYWACAVDPASYLVKVGVGLESKLQESFQGAPDVISPRYDPDSGHDSGAEDATVEALPPFAFLTIGMGKILLGAGASSNAGLTGRDGPAASCTVPLPPRLGICLDYERGRVSFLDAVSFRGLLECPLDCSGPVCPAFCFIGGGAVQLQEPVGTKPERKVTIGGFAKLD
- the TRIM46 gene encoding tripartite motif-containing protein 46 isoform X3, with amino-acid sequence MAEGEDMQTFSSIMDALVRISTSMKNMEKELLCPVCQEMYKQPLVLPCTHNVCQACAREVLGQQGYVGHGGDPSSEPTSPASTPSTRSPRLSRRTLPKPDRLDRLLKSGFGTYPGRKRGALHPQVIMFPCPACQGDVELGERGLAGLFRNLTLERVVERYRQSVSVGGAILCQLCKPPPLEATKGCTECRATFCNECFKLFHPWGTQKAQHEPTLPTLSFRPKGLMCPDHKEEVTHYCKTCQRLVCQLCRVRRTHSGHKITPVLSAYQALKDKLTKSLTYILGNQDTVQTQICELEETVRHTEVSGQQAKEEVSQLVRGLGAVLEEKRASLLQAIEECQQERLARLSTQIQEHRSLLDGSGLVGYAQEVLKETDQPCFVQAAKQLHNRITRATEALQMFRPAASSSFRHCQLDVGREMKLLTELNFLRVPEAPVIDTQRTFAYDQIFLCWRLPPHSPPAWHYTIEFRRTDVPAQPGPTRWQRREEVRGTSALLENPDTGSVYVLRVRGCNKAGYGEYSEDVHLHTPPAPVLHFFLDGRWGTSRERLAISKDQRAVRSVPGLPLLLAAERLLTGCHLSVDVVLGDVAVTQGRSYWACAVDPASYLVKVGVGLESKLQESFQGAPDVISPRYDPDSGHDSGAEDATVEALPPFAFLTIGMGKILLGAGASSNAGLTGRDGPAASCTVPLPPRLGICLDYERGRVSFLDAVSFRGLLECPLDCSGPVCPAFCFIGGGAVQLQEPVGTKPERKVTIGGFAKLD
- the TRIM46 gene encoding tripartite motif-containing protein 46 isoform X1, producing the protein MATRARLSQGRCQPCSPPPLPSPSLPVPPSFVSAAPLTGMAAKRGTKTSMKNMEKELLCPVCQEMYKQPLVLPCTHNVCQACAREVLGQQGYVGHGGDPSSEPTSPASTPSTRSPRLSRRTLPKPDRLDRLLKSGFGTYPGRKRGALHPQVIMFPCPACQGDVELGERGLAGLFRNLTLERVVERYRQSVSVGGAILCQLCKPPPLEATKGCTECRATFCNECFKLFHPWGTQKAQHEPTLPTLSFRPKGLMCPDHKEEVTHYCKTCQRLVCQLCRVRRTHSGHKITPVLSAYQALKDKLTKSLTYILGNQDTVQTQICELEETVRHTEVSGQQAKEEVSQLVRGLGAVLEEKRASLLQAIEECQQERLARLSTQIQEHRSLLDGSGLVGYAQEVLKETDQPCFVQAAKQLHNRITRATEALQMFRPAASSSFRHCQLDVGREMKLLTELNFLRVPEAPVIDTQRTFAYDQIFLCWRLPPHSPPAWHYTIEFRRTDVPAQPGPTRWQRREEVRGTSALLENPDTGSVYVLRVRGCNKAGYGEYSEDVHLHTPPAPVLHFFLDGRWGTSRERLAISKDQRAVRSVPGLPLLLAAERLLTGCHLSVDVVLGDVAVTQGRSYWACAVDPASYLVKVGVGLESKLQESFQGAPDVISPRYDPDSGHDSGAEDATVEALPPFAFLTIGMGKILLGAGASSNAGLTGRDGPAASCTVPLPPRLGICLDYERGRVSFLDAVSFRGLLECPLDCSGPVCPAFCFIGGGAVQLQEPVGTKPERKVTIGGFAKLD
- the TRIM46 gene encoding tripartite motif-containing protein 46 isoform X4 — its product is MAEGEDMQTFSSIMDALVRISTSMKNMEKELLCPVCQEMYKQPLVLPCTHNVCQACAREVLGQQGYVGHGGDPSSEPTSPASTPSTRSPRLSRRTLPKPDRLDRLLKSGFGTYPGRKRGALHPQVIMFPCPACQGDVELGERGLAGLFRNLTLERVVERYRQSVSVGGAILCQLCKPPPLEATKGCTECRATFCNECFKLFHPWGTQKAQHEPTLPTLSFRPKGLMCPDHKEEVTHYCKTCQRLVCQLCRVRRTHSGHKITPVLSAYQALKDKLTKSLTYILGNQDTVQTQICELEETVRHTEVSGQQAKEEVSQLVRGLGAVLEEKRASLLQAIEECQQERLARLSTQIQEHRSLLDGSGLVGYAQEVLKETDQPCFVQAAKQLHNRITRATEALQMFRPAASSSFRHCQLDVGREMKLLTELNFLRVPEAPVIDTQRTFAYDQIFLCWRLPPHSPPAWHYTIEFRRTDVPAQPGPTRWQRREEVRGTSALLENPDTGSVYVLRVRGCNKAGYGEYSEDVHLHTPPAPGTTRTVGMTAVPRMPQWRRYHPSLS